The following proteins are co-located in the Aurantiacibacter atlanticus genome:
- the glnA gene encoding type I glutamate--ammonia ligase: protein MATASDIVKQIKDEKIEWVDVRFTDPKGKWQHLSMHAVAIDEDALEEGLMFDGSSIEGWKTINESDMILKPDLESVYIDPFSATPMMVIFCDIVEPSDGSLYGRDPRSTAKRAEAYLKSTGIGDTMYVGPEPEFFMFDDVRFYDGYTGSGFELDDIELPDNSSKSYEGGNMGHRPRAKGGYFPVAPVDSCMDIRAEMVSTMLEMGLPMDKQHHEVAAAQHELGITFGKLVETADRVQIYKYVVHQIAHAYGKTATFMPKPIKDDNGSGMHTHMSIWKDGQNTFAGNEYAGLSESCLWFIGGVIKHAKAVNAFTNPTTNSYKRLVPGFEAPVLLAYSARNRSASCRIPYGAGEKAKRVEFRFPDALGNPYLAFSALLMAGLDGIENKIHPGESSDKDLYDLPPEELVGIPTVCGSLREALIALDEDHEFLLKGGVFTKEQIDAYAKLKWEDVNRFEQTPSPIEFDMYYSS, encoded by the coding sequence ATGGCCACAGCATCGGATATCGTGAAACAGATCAAGGATGAGAAAATCGAATGGGTCGATGTCCGCTTTACTGATCCCAAGGGCAAGTGGCAGCATCTTTCCATGCATGCGGTCGCCATTGACGAGGACGCTCTGGAAGAAGGCCTGATGTTCGACGGGTCTTCGATCGAAGGCTGGAAGACAATTAACGAATCCGACATGATCCTGAAGCCCGATCTGGAATCGGTCTATATCGATCCGTTTTCGGCAACACCGATGATGGTCATCTTCTGCGACATCGTCGAGCCTTCCGACGGTTCGCTTTACGGCCGCGATCCGCGTTCCACCGCAAAGCGTGCTGAAGCCTATCTCAAATCCACCGGTATCGGTGACACGATGTATGTCGGTCCTGAACCAGAATTCTTCATGTTCGACGACGTGCGCTTTTATGATGGCTACACCGGTTCGGGCTTTGAACTTGACGATATCGAACTGCCGGATAATTCTTCCAAGAGCTATGAAGGTGGCAATATGGGGCACCGCCCGCGTGCCAAGGGGGGCTATTTTCCCGTTGCCCCGGTCGATAGCTGCATGGATATCCGTGCCGAGATGGTTTCCACCATGCTCGAAATGGGCTTGCCGATGGACAAGCAGCACCACGAAGTGGCTGCAGCGCAGCACGAATTGGGCATCACTTTCGGCAAGCTGGTGGAAACAGCGGATCGTGTGCAGATCTACAAATATGTCGTGCACCAGATTGCGCATGCCTATGGCAAAACGGCTACTTTCATGCCGAAGCCGATCAAGGACGATAACGGTTCGGGGATGCACACCCACATGTCGATCTGGAAGGATGGCCAGAACACCTTCGCTGGTAATGAATATGCCGGGCTTTCGGAAAGCTGCCTGTGGTTCATTGGCGGCGTGATCAAGCATGCCAAGGCCGTCAATGCCTTCACCAACCCCACAACCAATAGCTACAAGCGTCTGGTGCCTGGCTTCGAAGCGCCCGTATTGCTCGCCTATTCGGCGCGCAATCGATCCGCTTCCTGCCGCATTCCCTACGGTGCGGGCGAAAAGGCCAAGCGCGTGGAATTCCGCTTCCCCGATGCGCTGGGCAATCCATATCTGGCCTTCTCCGCCCTGCTGATGGCTGGTCTCGACGGGATTGAAAACAAGATCCATCCGGGTGAATCCTCAGATAAGGATCTCTATGATCTTCCGCCAGAAGAACTGGTCGGCATCCCAACCGTGTGCGGATCGCTGCGCGAAGCGCTCATTGCCCTCGACGAAGATCACGAATTCCTGCTCAAGGGCGGCGTGTTCACAAAAGAGCAGATTGACGCATACGCAAAGCTTAAATGGGAAGACGTCAACCGCTTCGAGCAGACGCCAAGCCCGATCGAATTCGACATGTATTACAGCTCATGA
- the argC gene encoding N-acetyl-gamma-glutamyl-phosphate reductase yields MAQTVFIDGAVGTTGLEILERLEGRPEFDLVRLSDAERKDAECRKTALNYADFAILCLPDDAAREAVALIDDSSDTRIIDASTAHRNAPGWIYGFPELVGPKAVAGAKRVANPGCYPTGFLALIAPLVRADLLPRDWPYSVHAVSGYSGGGKAMVERFEQDGDIAFRAYGLSLEHKHLAEMQRQAGLTYPPVFSPAVVPAFRGMLVEIPLPIGAMRSAANPEDLRSELARYYVNAELVTVHEDVPEELLLRSDAPASDRLDLWVLSDAAGNASRLLARLDNLGKGASGAAIQSLNLMAGCPELAGLKL; encoded by the coding sequence ATGGCACAAACGGTTTTCATAGATGGGGCAGTGGGCACGACCGGCCTCGAAATCCTTGAACGGCTGGAAGGCCGCCCGGAATTCGATCTCGTACGGTTGAGCGATGCTGAACGCAAGGATGCCGAATGCCGGAAGACCGCGCTCAATTATGCCGATTTTGCAATATTGTGTTTGCCTGATGATGCCGCGCGCGAAGCTGTCGCGCTGATCGATGACAGCAGCGATACGCGCATTATCGACGCTTCGACCGCGCATCGCAACGCACCGGGCTGGATATACGGATTCCCTGAACTGGTCGGCCCCAAAGCGGTTGCCGGGGCAAAGCGCGTTGCCAATCCCGGCTGTTACCCAACCGGATTTCTTGCCCTGATTGCACCGCTTGTGCGCGCCGATTTGCTCCCGCGAGACTGGCCTTACAGCGTGCATGCAGTGTCAGGATATTCCGGTGGCGGCAAGGCGATGGTCGAACGTTTCGAGCAAGATGGTGACATCGCTTTTCGCGCCTATGGCCTATCGCTTGAACACAAGCATCTTGCCGAAATGCAGCGGCAGGCCGGCCTCACTTATCCGCCCGTATTTTCTCCTGCTGTAGTGCCGGCGTTCCGCGGAATGCTGGTAGAGATTCCTTTACCCATCGGCGCGATGCGCAGCGCAGCAAATCCTGAAGATTTGCGCTCCGAACTCGCGCGCTATTACGTCAATGCAGAGCTTGTGACAGTCCATGAAGATGTTCCGGAGGAATTGTTGCTGCGCAGTGATGCACCAGCTTCGGATCGGCTTGATCTGTGGGTCCTCAGCGATGCTGCAGGAAATGCTTCACGGCTGCTGGCCCGGCTTGATAATCTGGGCAAAGGTGCCAGCGGGGCTGCTATCCAGTCGTTAAATTTGATGGCAGGTTGTCCGGAGTTGGCAGGGCTGAAGCTCTGA
- a CDS encoding leucyl aminopeptidase family protein → MSIADNLIQPDRGQDAVAIHLVNKDTFEAFAKDLSGPQRAALAAQKFTGAGYQTGIVPDGEHWFAVGGVANPDELSSWCMAKLAEDLPAGTYRRVNGQPGPAMFGWQTAQNRFTRYREDSDAEGPRILLTEDVAKIDLVIAEATAACLVADLVNTPAEDLGPAALEEEAKRIAGNHKAELDVIRGDALETGFPMVHAVGRAAERKHAPRLIQFSWGDESHPRVAIVGKGVCFDSGGLDIKSAAGMKLMKKDMGGAAHALALAELIMKAGLKLRLHCVVPAVENAIAANAFRPGDVLSSRQGLTVEIGNTDAEGRLILGDALTLASEGSPELIIDFATLTGAARVAVGPDLPALFTRRDQTADQLIEAGRAHDDEPWRLPIHEAYGEWLKSDIADTNNAHGNAFAGASVAASFLDKFVGTTSDGSPIDWAHFDTFAWRPFAKPGRAKGGAALGLRAAFHALRGRYG, encoded by the coding sequence ATGAGCATAGCAGATAATCTGATCCAGCCGGATCGCGGGCAGGACGCCGTCGCAATCCACCTTGTTAATAAAGATACGTTCGAAGCCTTTGCGAAGGATTTGAGCGGACCGCAGCGCGCCGCGCTGGCGGCGCAGAAGTTTACCGGCGCAGGCTATCAAACGGGAATCGTGCCTGATGGCGAACATTGGTTCGCGGTTGGCGGTGTGGCCAATCCGGATGAATTGTCCAGCTGGTGCATGGCCAAGCTGGCAGAAGATCTGCCAGCCGGGACTTACCGCCGTGTCAATGGGCAGCCCGGCCCGGCCATGTTTGGCTGGCAGACGGCGCAAAACCGCTTCACCCGTTATCGCGAGGATTCCGACGCTGAAGGGCCGCGTATCCTGCTGACCGAGGACGTTGCGAAAATCGATCTCGTGATTGCCGAAGCAACTGCAGCGTGTCTTGTCGCCGATCTGGTGAACACACCTGCCGAAGACCTCGGCCCCGCCGCGTTGGAGGAAGAGGCGAAGCGCATCGCTGGCAACCACAAGGCAGAGCTGGACGTGATTCGCGGTGACGCGCTGGAAACAGGTTTCCCAATGGTTCACGCCGTGGGCCGCGCCGCAGAACGCAAGCACGCCCCGCGCCTGATCCAGTTCAGCTGGGGCGATGAAAGCCACCCCCGCGTCGCCATTGTCGGCAAGGGCGTGTGCTTTGATTCAGGCGGGCTGGATATCAAATCGGCCGCAGGCATGAAATTGATGAAAAAGGATATGGGCGGTGCTGCCCACGCCCTTGCTCTGGCCGAACTCATCATGAAAGCCGGGCTGAAACTGCGCCTGCATTGCGTGGTGCCAGCGGTAGAAAACGCCATCGCCGCCAACGCTTTCAGGCCTGGAGACGTGCTGTCCAGCCGACAGGGGCTGACCGTTGAAATCGGGAATACCGATGCCGAAGGGCGGCTGATCCTTGGCGATGCACTCACGCTTGCCAGCGAAGGTTCGCCTGAACTGATCATAGATTTTGCCACATTGACGGGCGCAGCCAGGGTTGCTGTCGGGCCCGACCTCCCCGCCCTCTTCACCCGCCGCGACCAGACTGCCGACCAGCTTATCGAGGCGGGCCGTGCACATGATGACGAACCGTGGCGACTGCCAATCCATGAAGCTTATGGGGAATGGTTGAAGTCGGACATCGCCGATACCAACAATGCACATGGCAATGCTTTTGCAGGTGCCAGCGTGGCCGCGTCTTTTCTCGACAAATTCGTCGGAACTACAAGTGATGGATCACCGATCGACTGGGCGCATTTCGATACTTTTGCCTGGCGCCCCTTTGCCAAACCGGGCCGTGCCAAGGGCGGCGCTGCACTAGGCCTTCGCGCGGCCTTTCACGCCTTGCGCGGCAGGTATGGCTGA
- a CDS encoding lysozyme, whose amino-acid sequence MDRKPLFDIIRRAIGRPFSQAEVAQIDQAIECAQGRDDACSALNDISRPRSISPDGIALIKELEGCAKIRKDGMVAAYPDPGTGGDPWTIGWGATGKGIARGTLWTQLQCDKRLEADLVRYAIDVARALEDAPTSQRQFDALVSFHYNTGAIGSSTLTRKHKAGDYAGAAREFGRWCHAGGRVMKGLVRRRAAESALYQRG is encoded by the coding sequence ATGGATCGCAAACCGCTCTTCGATATTATCCGTCGCGCTATTGGCAGGCCCTTCAGCCAGGCCGAGGTTGCGCAAATCGACCAGGCTATCGAATGCGCGCAAGGCAGAGATGATGCGTGCAGCGCACTCAACGACATATCCAGGCCGCGCAGCATCAGCCCGGACGGAATCGCGCTTATTAAGGAGTTGGAAGGCTGCGCCAAAATTCGCAAAGACGGTATGGTAGCAGCCTATCCCGATCCGGGCACTGGCGGCGATCCATGGACCATCGGCTGGGGCGCAACGGGCAAGGGGATTGCCCGCGGCACGCTCTGGACACAGCTGCAATGTGACAAGCGCCTGGAGGCTGATCTCGTGCGCTATGCAATCGATGTGGCGCGCGCACTGGAAGATGCACCCACCAGCCAAAGGCAATTCGATGCGTTGGTCAGCTTTCACTACAATACCGGCGCGATTGGCAGTTCTACGCTCACCCGCAAGCATAAGGCAGGCGATTATGCAGGGGCTGCGCGTGAATTTGGCCGTTGGTGCCATGCAGGCGGTCGCGTGATGAAAGGCCTTGTGCGGCGGAGGGCAGCAGAATCGGCGCTTTATCAACGCGGCTGA
- a CDS encoding translocation/assembly module TamB domain-containing protein encodes MADETLADEDAAVEDSSPRKSRRRFVSLPFKVISWAFIALVSILFLFIAFLHSPPGRQFIIDQIAQVAPASGLTVEVGDIDGSVLWSSTLHDVRFRDANGTLFLEVPTIDLNWRPLKWFTSGLDVRHLVLTDGTLYTAPDLIPGDPDAPILPDFDIRIDRFAISSFTVAEGLLGEERTIDFAAEADIREGLVYLDTDGEFGGGDVFTALVHAEPDGDRFDLDLDWQAPKGGFLAAMVGAQDDLAVQLKGDGTWSAWEGELDAVQGGEDLLDFDIYNEAGQYRIVGRARPNGYVEGMAARALGETVMLTASGTLEDSVLEGDFILRASGLNADGQGAINLADNVFVNVVLAAQLLDPTLFAEDIALEGAGIEATLDGPFRDLSVPHQIRVAQIDAAGTVLTDVVQRGTLTYDGTRFTLPLNGSIARIVSGNELVDPRLVNGTLGGTLVYAGNELLSDDLALEFQGLQAVLGLNSNFDSGLTQINGPVTIADLAFDGIGVVDAGAQINVAFGGGNPWRLNADVDGRISQVTNSTLVNLAGNNIRFGGGIGLGSGVPIAFNDFRINASKLTAKLDGQVENGTTTIAGAGRQADYGPFTVEATISDDGPRATLVFADPLPSAGLSNVRVTLAPTDDGFEIETSGGSMLGAFDGLLFLNIAENGDTSLDISRLDVSETRIAGVLQLQSGGVAGDLDLSRGGIDGTIKLALRDGGQGFDIDLSARNARFGGDTALLINRGTIDATGLIAEGNATISGNASLQGLSYGDIFIGRLAARAELDNGTGHFDAALTGRRGSRFEMMVNGTASPDRIAVAVDGAYAGRDISMPRRAVLTRSADDGWELQRSQLSFGDGFLIASGQFGGNQPMQGRLALSDLPLSLADVAMGELGMGGTISGVVEFAAGANGLPTGEARLLVSDLTRASALLTSQPMDIALVAELSETLAQFRAVISDEGRADGRLQGRITNLPRGGNLAKRLYAGDLFAQLRFTGSAAALWRLAAIDLIDLTGDVVVAADVRGSLGDPRLQGSLSGDALRLRSALTGTDIDGVSARGRFEGGRFNLTSFSGTAQNGGQVSGSGYIDLSGITASRGPGIDIRLAARNAEILDLSNMGATVTGPMRIVSNGIGGTIAGRLRASSARWGLGTTSEAIAELPQIDTREINHPGDVAPSSASTSPWRYLIDVSAPGSVMVDGLGLESEWRTDSLQIRGSTDDPRLDGKVEIVPRQGFYSFAGVRFEITQGDIFFDRNVPLDPRIDIEAVTEVDALTVTVDVTGSASQTEIAFSSVPALPEEELLARLLFGGSITQLSATDALQLGAAVASLRGGSGVGPINQLRDAIGLDRLRIVPADAALDRGTSVALGKNLGRRFYVEIITDGAGYSASNAEFRITSWLNLLATVSTIGRHSAAAEVRRDY; translated from the coding sequence ATGGCTGATGAGACTTTGGCGGATGAAGATGCGGCAGTGGAGGATTCCTCGCCGCGCAAAAGCAGGCGGCGCTTTGTCTCGCTTCCTTTTAAGGTCATCAGTTGGGCATTTATCGCGCTCGTCTCGATCCTGTTCCTGTTTATCGCCTTCCTTCACTCTCCGCCGGGCCGACAATTCATTATCGATCAAATCGCGCAGGTTGCCCCTGCATCGGGTCTGACAGTCGAGGTAGGCGATATTGACGGATCTGTTTTGTGGAGCTCGACCCTGCATGATGTGCGGTTCCGCGACGCCAATGGCACGCTGTTCCTCGAAGTTCCGACTATCGATCTCAATTGGCGACCGCTCAAATGGTTCACGAGCGGGCTGGATGTCCGCCACCTCGTTTTGACGGATGGAACACTTTACACCGCGCCTGATCTGATACCGGGTGATCCCGATGCGCCGATACTCCCTGATTTCGATATCAGGATAGATCGTTTTGCCATCAGCAGTTTCACCGTGGCTGAAGGGTTGCTGGGAGAGGAAAGGACTATCGATTTCGCTGCCGAGGCGGACATTCGCGAAGGGCTGGTCTATCTCGATACGGATGGCGAATTTGGCGGAGGAGACGTGTTTACCGCGCTTGTCCATGCCGAACCCGATGGCGACCGCTTCGATCTCGATCTTGATTGGCAGGCCCCGAAAGGCGGTTTCCTTGCCGCCATGGTGGGCGCGCAGGATGATCTTGCGGTCCAGTTGAAAGGCGATGGAACATGGTCAGCTTGGGAAGGTGAACTGGATGCGGTTCAAGGTGGCGAGGACCTGCTCGACTTTGATATTTACAATGAGGCAGGGCAATATCGCATCGTCGGACGTGCGCGGCCCAATGGCTATGTAGAGGGGATGGCGGCCCGTGCGCTGGGTGAAACCGTCATGCTGACAGCTTCGGGCACACTGGAAGACAGCGTGCTGGAGGGCGATTTCATCTTGCGTGCGAGCGGCCTTAACGCCGACGGACAAGGCGCGATCAATCTGGCCGACAACGTCTTCGTCAACGTGGTGCTGGCTGCCCAATTGCTCGACCCGACGCTTTTTGCAGAAGACATCGCGTTGGAAGGAGCCGGGATCGAGGCGACCCTGGACGGTCCATTCCGCGATCTTTCAGTTCCACATCAGATACGCGTGGCCCAGATAGATGCCGCCGGAACCGTGCTGACCGATGTCGTCCAGCGCGGAACGCTGACCTATGATGGCACGCGTTTCACCTTGCCTTTGAACGGCTCAATTGCGCGAATCGTCAGCGGGAATGAACTGGTCGATCCACGGCTCGTCAATGGCACGTTGGGGGGCACGCTAGTTTACGCCGGAAACGAGCTTCTGTCAGATGATCTGGCGTTGGAGTTTCAGGGCTTGCAGGCTGTACTGGGCCTCAACAGCAATTTCGACAGCGGGCTGACGCAGATAAATGGCCCTGTCACCATTGCTGATCTTGCGTTCGACGGTATCGGCGTGGTCGACGCAGGAGCGCAGATCAACGTGGCATTTGGGGGCGGCAATCCCTGGCGTCTCAATGCCGATGTGGATGGACGGATCAGTCAGGTTACCAATTCGACGCTGGTAAATCTTGCCGGCAATAATATCCGATTTGGCGGCGGGATCGGGCTGGGATCGGGTGTACCCATCGCTTTCAATGATTTTCGCATCAATGCCAGCAAATTGACCGCCAAGCTGGATGGACAGGTGGAAAATGGCACCACCACGATCGCGGGAGCAGGCAGGCAAGCCGATTACGGCCCCTTCACCGTAGAAGCGACAATCTCAGACGATGGTCCGCGCGCCACGCTGGTATTTGCCGATCCACTGCCATCTGCGGGGCTTTCCAATGTGCGCGTGACATTGGCGCCAACGGATGACGGTTTTGAAATCGAAACCAGCGGTGGCTCCATGCTCGGTGCCTTTGATGGTCTGCTTTTCCTCAACATCGCGGAGAACGGCGATACTTCCTTAGATATTTCACGGCTGGACGTTTCCGAAACGCGCATCGCCGGTGTCCTGCAATTGCAGAGTGGCGGCGTGGCGGGTGATCTGGACCTGTCACGCGGCGGTATTGATGGCACAATTAAGCTGGCGCTGCGCGATGGTGGGCAGGGGTTCGATATAGATCTGTCGGCACGAAACGCGCGTTTCGGCGGGGACACGGCCTTGCTCATCAACCGCGGCACAATCGATGCCACCGGTCTGATTGCGGAAGGCAACGCGACCATATCAGGAAATGCCAGCCTGCAGGGTCTGTCCTATGGCGATATCTTCATCGGCAGGCTGGCTGCACGGGCTGAACTTGACAATGGCACCGGCCATTTCGACGCGGCGTTGACCGGGCGACGGGGCAGCCGGTTCGAAATGATGGTGAATGGCACCGCTTCTCCTGACAGGATCGCAGTGGCGGTCGATGGTGCTTACGCCGGTCGCGATATTTCCATGCCACGTCGTGCAGTGCTGACGCGTAGTGCTGATGATGGCTGGGAATTGCAGCGGTCGCAATTGTCCTTCGGTGATGGCTTCTTGATCGCGAGCGGTCAATTCGGCGGAAACCAGCCGATGCAGGGTCGCCTTGCTCTATCCGATTTACCGCTGAGCCTTGCTGACGTGGCGATGGGCGAGCTGGGTATGGGTGGCACGATTTCGGGTGTGGTAGAGTTTGCAGCGGGGGCGAATGGTCTGCCCACGGGCGAAGCGCGCCTTCTCGTGTCTGATCTTACGCGAGCGAGCGCATTGTTGACGTCGCAGCCGATGGACATCGCATTGGTGGCGGAACTTTCCGAAACACTTGCGCAGTTCCGAGCGGTCATTTCCGATGAGGGCAGGGCGGATGGTCGATTACAAGGCAGGATTACCAATCTGCCACGTGGCGGTAATCTGGCCAAACGACTTTATGCGGGTGACCTGTTTGCCCAGCTTCGCTTCACCGGTTCAGCGGCCGCACTTTGGCGCCTCGCGGCTATCGACCTGATTGATCTGACGGGCGATGTCGTTGTGGCTGCGGACGTACGGGGGTCCCTTGGCGATCCGCGTCTGCAAGGCTCTCTTTCAGGAGATGCCTTGCGGCTACGCAGCGCGCTGACCGGCACCGATATTGACGGCGTTTCAGCACGCGGGCGCTTTGAGGGTGGGCGGTTCAATCTGACCAGCTTCTCGGGCACAGCGCAAAATGGCGGACAAGTCAGCGGTAGCGGTTATATCGACCTTTCAGGCATCACCGCATCGCGCGGCCCCGGCATTGATATCCGTCTAGCGGCGCGCAATGCAGAAATTCTTGATCTTTCGAATATGGGCGCGACGGTTACTGGGCCAATGCGGATTGTTTCCAATGGAATAGGCGGGACGATTGCCGGGCGATTGCGAGCCAGCTCAGCGCGCTGGGGGCTGGGTACGACTTCAGAGGCAATCGCTGAATTGCCGCAAATTGACACGCGGGAGATCAATCATCCCGGCGATGTAGCGCCGTCATCTGCAAGCACATCTCCATGGCGCTATCTCATCGATGTCAGCGCACCGGGGTCGGTGATGGTGGATGGCCTTGGACTCGAGAGCGAGTGGCGCACCGATAGTCTGCAAATTCGCGGTTCCACTGACGATCCGCGTCTTGATGGCAAGGTCGAAATCGTTCCGCGGCAGGGCTTCTATTCCTTTGCCGGCGTGCGCTTTGAAATCACACAAGGCGATATTTTCTTTGATCGCAATGTCCCGCTCGATCCCCGGATCGATATCGAGGCGGTAACTGAAGTGGACGCATTGACGGTAACCGTCGATGTGACAGGCAGTGCCAGCCAGACCGAGATCGCATTCTCCTCCGTGCCTGCGTTGCCCGAAGAAGAACTGCTCGCTCGTTTGCTATTCGGCGGGTCAATCACCCAGCTTTCAGCCACTGATGCGCTGCAATTGGGGGCTGCTGTCGCCAGTCTGCGTGGCGGATCCGGTGTCGGTCCGATCAACCAGCTACGCGATGCCATCGGTCTTGATCGGCTGCGTATCGTGCCCGCCGATGCGGCGCTTGATCGTGGAACCTCGGTGGCGCTGGGCAAAAACCTCGGACGTCGCTTCTACGTTGAGATCATTACTGACGGGGCAGGCTACAGCGCTAGCAATGCAGAGTTCCGTATTACCAGCTGGCTCAACCTGCTCGCGACTGTCAGTACCATTGGCCGACATAGCGCGGCTGCAGAAGTCCGACGGGATTATTAG
- a CDS encoding fasciclin domain-containing protein, with amino-acid sequence MISKIFDRPLTVFSVSCLLALSACGDNDSKENRTLADGPGTQSIAALIAGSSELSSVEALIENAGLAETFDGIAAYTVFAPNDAALEELGDSFAGDEARPALVAILREHIVPGYLTRDDIVSAIESSGEPVEMQTMGAGTLTFSLNEGQLIVTTTDGDASSSVTEEMLGANGVVIPVDSVLKDIEPAA; translated from the coding sequence ATGATTTCCAAGATATTCGATCGGCCCCTCACTGTATTTTCGGTAAGTTGTCTGCTCGCTCTCTCCGCATGCGGGGATAACGATAGCAAAGAAAACAGAACGCTTGCCGATGGTCCGGGAACGCAAAGCATCGCGGCTCTCATTGCAGGATCTTCAGAGCTTTCATCGGTAGAGGCGCTAATAGAAAACGCAGGTCTGGCCGAAACATTCGACGGCATCGCTGCTTACACGGTATTTGCGCCCAATGATGCGGCGTTAGAGGAATTAGGCGATTCATTTGCAGGGGACGAAGCCCGCCCAGCTCTGGTCGCGATATTACGGGAACATATCGTGCCAGGCTATCTCACCCGTGACGATATCGTTTCTGCCATCGAAAGCAGCGGCGAACCTGTCGAAATGCAGACTATGGGCGCAGGTACGCTGACTTTCAGCTTGAATGAGGGCCAGCTGATTGTGACCACCACTGATGGGGATGCCTCTTCTTCTGTCACTGAAGAGATGCTGGGCGCAAATGGTGTGGTGATCCCTGTCGATAGCGTGCTCAAAGATATTGAGCCCGCCGCCTGA
- a CDS encoding P-II family nitrogen regulator gives MKKIEAIIKPFKLDEVKDALHEVGVSGITVTEAKGFGRQKGHTELYRGAEYVVDFLPKVKLEVVVPDQLAEQVVEAITGAARTGRIGDGKIFVSDITTAVRIRTGEQDDAAL, from the coding sequence GTGAAAAAAATTGAAGCGATTATCAAGCCGTTCAAACTGGACGAAGTGAAAGACGCGCTGCACGAAGTGGGCGTGTCGGGTATCACCGTGACAGAAGCCAAGGGCTTTGGCCGCCAGAAGGGCCACACCGAATTGTATCGCGGGGCTGAATATGTTGTCGACTTCCTGCCAAAGGTGAAGCTGGAAGTCGTCGTACCCGACCAGCTTGCCGAACAGGTCGTGGAAGCAATCACAGGCGCTGCCCGCACAGGCCGCATCGGCGACGGCAAGATCTTTGTGTCCGACATTACCACCGCTGTCCGCATTCGGACCGGCGAACAGGATGATGCCGCGCTTTAA